Part of the Streptomyces sp. HSG2 genome, CGGTCGGGCCCCGCGGCGGGACTGATCGCGGGCGGTGTCCTGGCGCTGACCCCGGTCGCCGCCTTGATGTTCCGGTTCAACAACCCTGACGCCCTGCTGGCGCTGCTGCTCTCCCTGGCCTGCTACTTCGTGGTGCGGTCACTGGAGGACGGGCGCACCAAGTGGCTGGTGTGGGCCGGGGTGGCCATCGGCTTCGCCTTCTTGACCAAGACTCTCCAGGCCTTCCTGATCCTTCCGCCGCTCGCCCTGGTCTACGCCGTGTGCGCGCCGGTGCGGGTACGGAAGCGGATCGGGCAACTGGCCCTCGCCGCCGTGGCGATCGTGGTCTCCGGCGGTTGGTGGGTGGCGATCGTCGAGCTGTGGCCGGCCGCGTCCCGCCCGTACATCGGCGGCTCGCAGGACAACAGTTTCCTGGAGCTGACCTTCGGCTACAACGGCCTCGGTCGGATCAACGGCGAGGAGACCGGCAGCGTCGGCGGCGGCGGTGGACGCTGGGGCGACACCGGTATCGGCCGTATGTTCGGCGACTCCATCGGCGGCCAGATCTCCTGGCTGTTGCCGGCCGCGCTGATCCTGTTGGTCTTCGCGTTGGTGCTGACCCGCAAGGCGCGGCGGACCGACCCCACGCGTGCGTCCCTGCTGGTCTGGGGCGGCTCCCTGGTCGTGACGATGCTGGTCTTCAGCTTCATGGCGGGCATCTTCCACGAGTACTACACGGTGGCGCTGGCGCCCTACCTGGCCGCCGTCGTCGGCATGGGCGCCGTGATCCTGTGGCGCCGGCGCGAGGAGACCTGGGCGGCGCTCGGCCTGGCGGCGGCGGCCACGGCGACCGCCGCGTGGGGATACGTGCTCCTGAACCGCACGCCCGACTACCTGCCCTGGTTGAAGTGGCTGGTGCTGGTCGGCGGTCTCGCGGCGGCCCTCGGCCTGGTGTTCGTGGGCCGGCTCGGAAGCCGGCTGGCCCTCGCCGCGGCCGGCCTCGGCCTGGTGGCCGCCCTCGCCGGTCCCACCGCCTACACCCTCAGCACACTCCAGGAGCGGCACACCGGATCCCTTGTCACGGCCGGTCCGGCCGGAGCCGCCACCACCCGAGGCGGCGGGGACGACGCCCGCGCCGCCGCGCCGGGCGGGGCCGGTGCCCCGGCGGGCGGGGTCCCCGGCACCCAAGGAGCCCAGGGCGGCCAGGGGCAGCCCGGCGGCAAGGGCGCACCCGGCGGGCAGGGAAGGCCGGACGGGGACGACACCGGCGGAGCCGGCGCACCCGGAACGGACGGCGCGCCCGGCGGCCAAGGCGGCACCCAGGGTGGTGGCGCGGGTGGCGGACGCGGCGGTGGGGGTGGCG contains:
- a CDS encoding glycosyltransferase family 39 protein — its product is MTLQDHPTPQRSAPSDDPPEARASDPRWARPALIVLLLATGLLYLYNLSVSGYANSFYSAAVQAGSESWKAFFFGSLDAANAITVDKPPASLWPMALSVKIFGLSSWAILVPEVLMGVGTVAVVHAAVRRRSGPAAGLIAGGVLALTPVAALMFRFNNPDALLALLLSLACYFVVRSLEDGRTKWLVWAGVAIGFAFLTKTLQAFLILPPLALVYAVCAPVRVRKRIGQLALAAVAIVVSGGWWVAIVELWPAASRPYIGGSQDNSFLELTFGYNGLGRINGEETGSVGGGGGRWGDTGIGRMFGDSIGGQISWLLPAALILLVFALVLTRKARRTDPTRASLLVWGGSLVVTMLVFSFMAGIFHEYYTVALAPYLAAVVGMGAVILWRRREETWAALGLAAAATATAAWGYVLLNRTPDYLPWLKWLVLVGGLAAALGLVFVGRLGSRLALAAAGLGLVAALAGPTAYTLSTLQERHTGSLVTAGPAGAATTRGGGDDARAAAPGGAGAPAGGVPGTQGAQGGQGQPGGKGAPGGQGRPDGDDTGGAGAPGTDGAPGGQGGTQGGGAGGGRGGGGGGMSGLLNGSQVGTEVEEMLSADADDYTWVAAAVGAQNAASYQLAVEKPVMAIGGFNGTDPSPTLAEFQEYVDAGKIHYFAAGGGEGGGRGGAGGPSDESSTSSQITSWVEENFTQVTVGSATFYDLSQPVSAD